Within Aricia agestis chromosome Z, ilAriAges1.1, whole genome shotgun sequence, the genomic segment tgctTGTCTTACAGGTTATataaataggtatttttttttataacaagcAGCAATTTTTCAaccttattttgttacattgttCTTAATGtaactttttcttttaaaaactaACCTCATTTTTCAGCACTCCGGCAGTGTATTATCAGCATTTTCATCCTACAAACTAGAAGCTGTTGAACTGCAAAAGTCAAAGCTTAACCGACTGAAACCAGTTGGCACTGATGTGGAAATGACAGAGAGTAAAGAACAGCACTACTTTGCTAAATTCCTCACAAACCAGAAACTTCTAGAACTCCAACTCTCTGATTCCAACTTTAGAAGATGTGTTTTAATTCAGTTTCTTATACTCTTCCAATACTTAACTTCTACTGTTAAGTTCAAAATGTAAGTCTAATTttaaatctacactactattataaagaggaaagatttgattgtttgtttgtcttgaataggctccgaaactactggaccgatttgaaagattcttttaccattggaatcctacattaattctgctgaacataggctaaattttattttggaaaaaaatagggttccgtaagatatttgggattttcggatgcgaggtgtaaaaaatcaaccagaaatgttacttttttcgcgtacgctgctaaactataaaagatagaaccataaagtgttctaagtaattgtagatcttttaaatatctacaaaaaagtccgcgacacactatacctatgttgagtgaggcacaataaccatttttttattaaaaaatcttgaaatgtttttggactacatttaaatgcctttattttactcatggcattaattcttatcaaaataaattatttcattactaagtacagttaatgtagataatatttggtctttgaatgattaaaattggacatttggttttaatgttatgccgaaaataaaatattacgatttctgctgcacgttgcgaattgggcgtcgtcaaggcgcgccgcgcgggtgtgctcgcccggagagtccacgtaaatattaattattattacctcgatcatgggaatcgcagacacaatagatttataatataatagttatgcgacagccgggtgccgcttcattgatgggataatattatagtgcttcattaattcatttcgtttagtgtaaaccatttttatgttctgcttaacataaggattgagtaagaaataaagattgaaaaaatatatttaaaatcaatgtgcgaagccggggcgggccctAGCGGCTATATAATATTCTTAAGAGggtgactaacccaaaaaatcaaacatcatccttCTCATATTCACACGGtctgtctttcatatgccaggtgaaaaaggtcGACgcagaatcatcgccaagttagttttttcttgaTAACtccataaatatacaacatttttaaaaaccgCCAGGTTAGTGCCTGTGTAggtgaggcgttttacgcgcgaagtgtatacgcgcgtttcaatttctattgcatccaGATACGGTGTCTTACGCGCGTTTTTACGCTACAAACATAGGTTCGAAGTTATCACGCTCCAATCAAATACGTCGATTTGCGTATAGTACTGGACGCTGCAATGAAAGTATGGCACCCAAGTATCTGGACTCCCGCGTTTTACGGGCGAGTCGATAGTTCCGCTCATTGCAAGCTTAGGCATCTGGAcgcgccataatattatgtagtatctcGGGTACGTACGTAAAACGCGCGAGTCGCTTACTCGctcgtaaaacgcctcatctggacaagCTCTAAgtatctcaatgatagaattgtaTATACATCAactattaacttagtttaatgcacgcttatgtcaatgtaatatgaaaaattcgtgaaaatattataatgaaaaattcatgatttttttttcgagaaaattttaagatatcgtgttttcgctcagatcaaattcttggaaataaaattagtaaatagtatctatgtttagaaaattgaaAGAATTCGGGCCttgttttcaaataaaatcgtcaattttgggttagtcgcccccttaatcaTAAAATTATCAAATTGTAGCAACAGAAACACAAAGAATTGAATAATGATAATCATTCATATAAGCAAAAAACATGATAGTGTAATTTTCTCATATCCACTATGTAACATGATCAAACATTGTCAACATGTCTGATCAAATTTCACAGCAAAGTAAAATTCAGAATACTTAGCAGTGTACTGCAGAGCTTTATCACCCTTTATATCTcacaatgtaatttatttttagggctcccacacaaaattGCGAATTTGCATCGCATTGTGATGccaattttattatgaattttgtcgcacatatttgcgatgcgatgcgaattttcAGTTATGAGTGGGAGTCCTTACTTACAAACAATACAAAGTTATTGTCATTTACTTGCTATGTTGTCATAACCTCAATTTTGTTTTCTTAAGGGAGACTCAAGAGCTCAAATCTGATCAGTTGGATTGGGTGAAGGAGACAACATCACTTGTATACAAGTTGCTGGGAGAAACACCAATGGATGGCAAGAGGTTTGCCGAGTGTGTCAAGAGTATACTCAAGAGGGAAGAACATTGGAACAGCTGGAAAAATGATGGATGCCCAGGTCTgtaataagtttaaaaatatgaaattgtctattattttttttccgcAAAAATGTACTTTTTCGCCGCGCGATAACAAAACGAATTTTGACAATACTAAGTtgtgggcaacatctagtaaagTCATATTTTTGACCATTACCGACTTACAGAAAAGAggatgttatattatgttcgtctttTTACTAAACAATAATTCCTTATTTAAGCTAGATATTTAAAATCCATTTCTCTCTAAACTCTATTTCAGAGTTCCAAAAACCGAAGCCGCCAGTACAGACAGAATCCACTGACGAGGTCAGACGAGCTAAGAAGAGACGCAGACCTGTTGGAGACATCATAAAAGAATACAAAGCACAAGATAAAGATTTCATGGgaaagtatgtatttttttagttattacttTAGTCACAATTAAATTAACTGCAAAGTTTTGGTGttactgtttttattttttttttattttagaatattatttattagaataTTCATGTCAATAACTAATAAgagtaaaatatatgaaaaatacacTGGCTATCAGCGGTATTCAGATGAGCCTGTTACTAAAATCTTTTACTTTGCtgaagaattataataataaaaactagctattgctagcgactttgtccgcgtggacttttgtttatagttgttcccgtacatggATTGAATTGTTTACGtgtaaatcataaaagtatattgtgtgggaatcacacatttttccgagacaaaaagcaTTCCCTTGTCccgagattcaaattagtatctccatgccaaaaaGCAAAATAGATCATAAAAGTTAATTGTGCGGGAacggtacattttccgggacgaaaggtatcccttgtcctttcccgagactcaaagtatctccataccaaatttcagcaaaatcggtccagccatttacgcgtgatgtcgtgaccaagggatataatatggatagatagctagatataataatattttgtttttccaGCAATGAACTGACGAAGCTGTGGAACTTATGTCCTGACAACTTGGCTGCCTGCCGCACCAAAGAGAGGGACTTTATGCCGACCTTGGGTATGATCgcgcaaatattttttattaaacataaaaCACTTAAAACATCATGCTTAAATAGAATAGAGTTTGTCCCAACGCGTTAATATTAAACTCACACATCATTATCTAAAAAcctaaaatacaataattttaatagaaacTAGTTAGAAGTCGATCGCAACTGTACCGTTCCCTAGCTACTTACCGCGCACGGTTTTTTTAATGACGTATACTATGATTCATGAGCTTAAAAAAATTGctattattttacattatagAGAGCTACATGGTAGGGGGCGGAGACTCGCGTACATCTTGCGGGGGGTGGGGCTGGCGCGCTCTCCGCCTGCTCGCACGCCGCTCCCCCCACTTCTTCGTGCACACCAACAATCCGATTGGACGGTTGACGGACTACTTGGATGATATGGTATGTAAAAGTTACTAATAGTGAGTTTAAAAATTGTAACCTGACtgcgtaaaaatatattattttgaatatgtATGTATTTGGAAACTAGCTTTACATACCGTACCGTAGTACAtgaatcataattttataaccAACGATaccttataatttatatcactCTTGTATTATgtctaattataataactagtttagtaattattatgagagaacagatgaacatccatAGCCACATACATACAGGTCAAATATCTTTAAAGATCTTCTTTGACAAAAAAACctaatcattatattatgctaaaatTAAGTGTATATTCCATGTTGCATGTTTCAGGTGAAGCGTATATCTCGCGACATGGCCGCCAGCGCCGCCGCCGTCACCAATGGCGACGCCAACACTAACAACACCGATAAGGTCAAGCAGgtcagaataatattatttaacccttcgatcgtggaaaaatgagacaatagaatttctattgtgtctcggtcaccggtaaCCGTATGGCGCTTGATGAATAAAAGGACGGAGAGGAAATAAAAGGAATAAACTCcaaaatattaaccattaaaaaatgttgttgaatagataaatcCCTGTCAAGAAACAGACCCTACATGTTGTCTGCGACTTCGTTCATCCAAAATTAACTTGTCGTAAGCATGTCGTTCtccagctacgaataataaaaactaaggaatcgtaactcccatactattaccgtttaaaatttggttccttttgatctgtcatgtaacgtcagcctagtaccgctcaaggtcacctaaatattgcaaatgtattgaaatgtgtacctaaggtacacttttttgacaagtattgtggagcatgttttttgacggagttacttttccttagtttttattattcgtagttctcCAGTATAAAAACCATCATATCTTTCTCGGGACTTTTTTTTTTGCCTGCCATTGAAAGAAATTGCCTGTCAtctttttcagggttccgtacccaaagggtaaaaacgggaccctattactaagactttgatgtctgtctgtccgtctgtctgtgtccaggctgtatctcaagaacggtgatagctagatagttgaaattttgacgaattatgtatttctgttgccgctataacaacaaatactaaaagcaaaataaatatttatatttaaatatttaatatcaatcccatattaagtacattttttttgcctaattttgctcttaaatggtacggaaccctccgtgcccgagtccgactctcacttggccaattattcttaaaattaaatGCATTCCTAAAGCAAAGTTTGTTCTAAGTTAAGTTTACAATTTCAGGAGCCGGCCGAAGAAGAAATTACTGAGGAACAGATGGAGGCGGATCTTATCAAAGAAGAGAATGACATAGATCAGGTgagctaataataattgttttactataatttacatacatctatacttaatattataaatgcgaaagtatctctgtctgtctgtctgtctcgctttcacgccaaaactaccgaaccgattgtaatgaaattttgtaaacagatagtctaaagcctgagaaaggacataggctacttttttactggaaaaaagcgttctaagggggtgaaaatgcgtaaatttgttcaaattaagttagttccaaaaattcatactagatggcgccgtgcgtctcctacatcgcgctaatgcttgcccaaaagtctttctataagaggtgtaGTGGTATTATGAATTATCTTACACTTGATTTTGGATATTTTTCGATTGTTGtcttttttaagttatttaataaatcagtactttatctatgcagtgacgtaaccttaaagtttaaacctatcaatgataaatagtttatgggcaaagttgtgtaattggggggctaaataagcttaaaaatttggcataaaatgtaaagtttaattttaaaaaatgaaatattatgtgcacactgcacagctgttttgatttaaggggtaggtaccagggtttttttttataaaagcttttgacgccaattttgttgacatcgcgcgctataaactggagtccacgcggacgaagtcgcgggcaacagctagtataatataaattaactgTATAAATCGTTACTTCCTGGCTTTATTGTAATCGCGTAAAGGCAGCATTATTATTcaactgaatataatattatatattcagtATTATATCATCTAACTTTTATCTCTTTTGATTAGTGTTaagaaaaatctatttttttagcTGAGATATTCAAAAATTTCGCAATCCTTAAAATGAtgtaaatttatatttacagGTGCCAGATTCTACAGCGGAAGATGAAGATAAAGAGTCGCGATCACGAGTGACAATGATAACGCCAACACAACTTGACACCCTCACCGCCAAGTTAGCGGACTGGAAGAAGCTCGCCGCCAAGTTAGGTTTCAAGCCGGACGAAATTCAGTTCTTCGAATCTGAAAACGCGACCGATGCTGCCAGAGCTAAGAACATGCTGCAGTTATGgtttgatgatgatgaggatGCGTCTGTTGAGAATCTTCTGTATATTATGGAAGGATTAAAAATGGTGGATGCCTGTGAAGCTTTAAAGAACGCTCAATGACGTAGTATTGAAAATAATAGCGCAAGGGGCCTAACATAAGATTAACTTCCGGTTGACTTATGTAACCCATAAAGGAGGACGGGCAAAAATGTGTGGGAAGTGTACCCACCACCAATAACTGTCAGTCGTCAGAGGTATCTCGTTATAAAGCTCTTTTCTTGGCTATCATTTGTTATTATGGGAGCCAGCCTCATATCATTGTGGGAAAAAATATAGCTAAAAGAAATCAATGAAAAAACGTTTATTCCAGATGTAAAAGTTAGCTAGCTATAACTTTTTTCCTACAGCGATATGAGGCTGGGCCCCCATAATAACAATTAATGCTAGTCACAAAAAAAAGCTTTCAAACGACATACGTCTCAGCGTTATTGGTCGCAGGTACATTTTGCCCATCCTCCTTTTTGAGGTAAGGGTAGGTTCCGAATTATAAGCAGTATACTACCCAGTACTCGTGACGTTTAGATTCGGAGACTGTAAGGGTAGGTTCCGAATTATAAGCAGTATACTACCCAGTACTCGTGACGTTTAGAATCGGAGACTGTTGATTTGTTCCGAAATATACGCCAGTGCTTTGACGTATACGACTTTGTTGTGGATGTCATTTTAAgccttcagtctcgaaatcagcggacaGCGGGGCGGGAGCTGGCGAGTTCCAATgaatagatttatatggacaggCCTCGAAAACAGTGGCGCGCGGCGTACTAGACGGCTTacccatataaatctatacattagAACGCGCCGCCGCCACTcacgccccgctgcccgcttatttcgagactgaagcctaatACTTCACACTAGTCTCACTAATGGCACGCCAGTATATTAGCATCCGATTCATGAGCACTAAGTAGTATGCTGGGTTATATTTCGGAACACACGCGTACGTTTTCTGTTAGTCACTTTGGTTAGGGCCGGTTTtaacactaccagcgccctttcttcggcgcccatgatgctgatagtgctgaaaaaatttggcgccccttttgtttggTTGAAAGTTAAGGTTGGGCAGTAGATGCCTCCTCAAAAAATATTGATAACAATAGGATGACATctcatggttttttttttttgtacaaatgtatgttaattttatttcacgTTGCGCGTCCTTTATAAAGATTTTGTAAGACATTGTGTAAACTGATTCTTTTGTTTTGTATTATGAGACAATTGATAAGTCTGAGACTAATTGTCAATTATGTCCAAGCATGAAATGAGTGGATAAGTCAAGACACCGACCGTGCAAATCCtacgaatattttttataaaataaggaccTTGATCGTTAAAGCATGGCTAATTATAAGGGGATTTAACATAATAAACAGGTAAATAAGTAATAtacgtttttattatattcaataccCACCTTTACACCTTATTCTAAGGCTTAGGCGCAAAAATATCTATCAATCTTAAACTAGCGTCGAACGGAGTCAGGTCTAATTTTATATGGGTATATAAAATGATGATAAAATAATGCCTGAATCCTTTCCAGGCAAGCTCagcaatataaataaatattatttat encodes:
- the LOC121739016 gene encoding THO complex subunit 1, whose product is MEDSLGFDELRVNFKNALSKALGSNDVDFLDSYSRNVNDGDRKAAMDQAFRDKLLDLLVEEPDTLENYIQFCIECCRHHLVTPTMPVVLLGDIFDALTLNKCEKLFTYVEKGVNVWREELFFGACKNNLLRMCNDLLRRLSRSQNTVFCGRILLFLAKFFPFSERSGLNIVSEFNLENVTEFGGDSSSTLKDALDEDLVITEDKKIAIDYNLYCRFWSLQDFFRNPNNCYSKIQWKTFVAHSGSVLSAFSSYKLEAVELQKSKLNRLKPVGTDVEMTESKEQHYFAKFLTNQKLLELQLSDSNFRRCVLIQFLILFQYLTSTVKFKMETQELKSDQLDWVKETTSLVYKLLGETPMDGKRFAECVKSILKREEHWNSWKNDGCPEFQKPKPPVQTESTDEVRRAKKRRRPVGDIIKEYKAQDKDFMGNNELTKLWNLCPDNLAACRTKERDFMPTLESYMVGGGDSRTSCGGWGWRALRLLARRSPHFFVHTNNPIGRLTDYLDDMVKRISRDMAASAAAVTNGDANTNNTDKVKQEPAEEEITEEQMEADLIKEENDIDQVPDSTAEDEDKESRSRVTMITPTQLDTLTAKLADWKKLAAKLGFKPDEIQFFESENATDAARAKNMLQLWFDDDEDASVENLLYIMEGLKMVDACEALKNAQ